In the Pleurodeles waltl isolate 20211129_DDA chromosome 3_1, aPleWal1.hap1.20221129, whole genome shotgun sequence genome, GATCATTTCGTTCTCAGTCTTAAGGAAAAGGTTTCATGCACAAATAAGTTTGATACAGAAaagaccaggaagggtattaactgCACTAAAATTGACAAAGAACCCTatattccacctgattgtgaaatcGTCATTGATGGATTGAATGTGAAAgttttggcagattctggatcaccaTATACTATCTTATCAGATCAGTTTTTTAATGAAAACTGGGATGATAAAAAGTTAGAACCAAATGATGTCAAAGTATATGGTTTTGGGGGCAAAGAGATTGATATGCTTGGATTTTTCATAGCGGATATCAAATTTTTAAACAGGTCAATTATTGGAAAAGTATATGTTGCCATTGATGGGTTACATGTTATTGGTTGGCGTCATCAAAAGAAAATGGGAATGGTGCTCAATCCAAATGCCAAGAACCCAGTGTATCTGTCTGATAATATACAGTCTGTCCAagttttgaacacaagtacagataaGTTGGAGTTGTTATTAGACAAAtttaaaaatttgtttagcaaagagttaggtaaggtgacaggattttcacatcacattcaacttaaaaaaaatgctgttcctATCAAACACAAATTAAGGCATGTTCCACTTTCGGTCAGTAAGGAGTTATCTGAGATGTTAGTCAGAATGTGTAAGGAGGATATTATTGAGCCTGTTGATGCTGCAGAATGGGTTTCACCAATTGTTCTGGTGCGGAAAAAATCAGGAGATTTGCGTTTGTGTGCTGATTTAAGATCTGTGAACAAGCAAATTTTGGTGGATTGTTTTCCACTTCCACGCATTCAAGAGCTTTTCACAAAGTTAGAGGGTTCTAAatttttttcaaagattgatctgaagGCAGCATACCACCAAGTAGAGTTAACTCCCGAATCTCGTTGCATTACCACTTTTATTACTCCAGATGGTGCTTTTCAATATaaacgcatgccttttggtttggcatcagctgcttctgtttttcaaaaattgatGCATTGTGTATTTAAGGATGTTGGGAATGTCAttgcttttcaggatgatattttgatctacacaGCTACAAAAGAGGAACACTATACGAAGTTGGACAAGGTGTTGTCAATCCTTAGTGATAGGGGTATGACGATTCAATTCGACAAGTGTACATTGTTAACTAATGAAATAGACTATTTAGGTCATTCTATTTCAGGAAAAGGTATCACACCTATTAAGAATTCTCTACAGGTGATACAAAACATTGAGGAACCCAGAAACAAAGACCAGGTTCATTCCTTTTTAGGCCTATGTGAGTACTATGCTAAATTTGTCAAAAATTTTAGCGATTTAGCTATGCCTTTACGTGTATTacttaagaaaaatgaaacatttaggtgGTCTAATGATCAGGTTGATGCTTTCAACAAGTTAAAGAAGTCTATTGTAAATTCGAAACCACTTTCTCCATATTCTGGTGATGCAGTAAATGTTATTACTGTGGATGCAAGTTCAACAGGATTAGGAGCAGTATTAACTCAAGTCAAAGGGAATGTTgaacaaaccattgcttttggttcTAGGGCATTGTCTGAAGCTGAGTGTAGGTATTCAACTATTGAACGTGAGGCACTTGCCTGTGCGTGGTCTTTTgaacactttaaaatatatatatgggggaaacatttcaaattgagaactgatcataaaccactgattTCTTTATTATCTAAAAATGGCATGGGTAGAGCGTCTTCAAGACTCATACGTATTTTAGCAAAATTGTATGAATACAATTTTACTGTGTCTTATTTGCCAGGTACACGGAATACCAGAGCGGATTGTTTTTCGAGATTATCTGGCAGTAAGGAAATGTCTACAGATTCTGAAGTGATTGAAGAATGTGTTGTTGCAAGTGTGAGAGATGCAGTAGTGTCAATTTGTGAAGTCATTTCAGAAAAAGAATGGGTTTCAGCATATGACAAAGATGAAGTTCTTGGAATTGTGAAGGGTTTTATCATAAAAGGTTGGCCACAAGAGAAATCTTTAACAAAGGATTTACAAGTTTTCTGGAAAGTTAGAAATGAATTGTCCATAGAAAATGATTTGTTACTTAAGGGTGAATGTTTTGTACCTCCTACAGAAATAAGAAGAAAGTTGATTTCTATAGCTCATATTGGACATTTAGGACAATCTGGAACTATTAAAAAATTGAGAGATCAGTTTTGGTGGCCGTACATGGATTCAGAGGTAGTTGTTTTCATTAagaattgtttgttgtgtcaggattctgataaagttttgaagacacagaaaactgaggttaatGTATTACCTTTTCCAGAACAACCATGGAAGGATTTAGCTATGGATTTACTTGGACCTTATGAAGGTATTAGTTtggaaaaagtgtatatattggttattattgattatttctcCAAATGGGTTGAGTATAAGTGGATTGAGCGACCCAGTACTGATgaggtaattgagtttctaaacaattgtttcagaaaagaaggttatcctgatagtatcactactgacaatggtacacagttgacttcttctaaattacaagatttcttgtctaaTTTAGGGGTTAAACATAAACGAACTGCTTTATATGCACCCAATATGAAcggtttagttgaaagattcaatagaACTTTAGTAGAGGCAGTGCAACTGGCTCTAAATGCTAAGATTAATGTTAAGGAACATGTTGCACAAATGATTTGGTCTTATCACTGTACACCTCATTCTTTAACTAAATTTTCACCGTTTTTGATgttgaaaggaaggaaaccaagactAGGTCTAAATCCATCTTGGTTGCAAAACAATGTACAGATTTATGATATGAATAGGATATACAATGAGGCCAAGGTGAATGTTGAGTTTAGGAACAAAaataattgcaaggaaaatggacaaaggagtctaagtttaaatgttgatgattgggttaagatcaagcttcccacacatgtcagaaagggagaatcaAAGTATTCAAAACCTTGGAAAGTTATTAGGGTTGGGAGGTCTTCAGCTATGTTGAGTAATGGTTCATGGTGGCATTGTTCCAGATTAGCACGTGTAAACTTTGAAGGCTGTCACaagttaagtcatctatctgatcctgattttgggtgtgaatcattcaaggcttattcaaacagtagaacaggtTATACCGACAATACTTTGTTGGGTCATCGTGAAGAATATAGTTCTTcaaatgttaatatgaatgagtTTGGTGTCAGGGCCAGCAGACATAAAAAATTGCCAAACAAATACAATGATTACTTAATGTATTAGACAACTTTTatttagggtttaaaaaaaaaaaaaaaaaaaaattatattacgaGGTTTTAAGAACGTATATTACAAAGTTTaaggcagtttttattttttatttgtttggttttattcacttgtttatttcatcttgtttgtttgaaaagaaggagatgtgtaatagtgaatttagattttagaatcttgtgaatggaacgttttctgtcggcttacgatcagaagcgttttgttcgttaggagcgtgtgtgagtgctccaataaGGACATCGTTGTTCCTGGTGTCATTTGATTACAACACACTTTTCTTTCTTAGGAAGCCCTGCATGCTGCAGCTTAATTAATGATTTACcgttgttgttgccattttcagccTCTAGGTTGGAGCTAGGAATATTGTATAAACTGCTTGTGTAGTACACAAAtgtctactaaggacttataattGACTAGCGGACAAACGCTTCCTTGAACTCAGACATTCGAAGGTCTGACATGAATTGATACCATGTTATCCTTAAGGACTGTGATTTCAAACGTCTAGTAGCCCAGCTTTTCACTTCTTGACTGTGGGGGCTTTCTGCCGCTGCAAGTTACACTAAAGACTGGTATTGTGTTCTGGCTCGACCCTGCACTTCCACGGCTCTGTGGCTATGAAGTTGTGGTAACGGTGGCCCACTGTGACTGCAAGTGAAGTAGTGGTGACAGGACATGCGACATGATTTTCGTGCCTTCTCTCCCCGGGGATCAAATGTCAGCTAGAGTTTACGGTTTATAAAGCGTTTTGTGTGGGTGAAATCGGGCAGCCAGGATTAGTGCATTGAAGTAATCCTTGCCTTCGAGACCGCCCATCCCCCTCGTCTTCAGAGATAACATTGAGTCTTGCTGCCTGCAGAAGCCATCGGTGGCATGCGGAGATAGTATAGCTACGTTTGAAGGGAAATAATTACGACGGACTGGCGTGTTTCCCAGACGGGTGTGCCACCTACAGTCAAGGATTGATGTGTCAGGAAGCCTGCCCGCACGCTGATATGTATTTGCGGAGTTCTATGGTAATGACCATTTGCACAGTTGTGAAATGATCCCCTGCAAGCGCAGCGTGTTAAGTGTTGGGAAAAAAAATCATTTCTTGGGAGCAAAATGGATGGAATTTTGTTGTCAGTTTTAGTAGGCCAATAGCATGTCATCTACAAGCCAAGTGCGGCGAGTTTATATAGAAAATCTGATGTAGTAAAGTTGAACTCATGTTAACCCGAAGTCATATTTTCTCCAAAACCAGAAACATTATCTATTATAAATGGACTAAGCTCGTACTTTTGCCGAAAGTAGGGTGTTTAGTGGGGCTCCACTATAAAGAAGCGCACATGCAACACGGGTCCAGTAAACATTCATCTTACACAACGTCTTATTAGTCTGCGGCTGCTAAATCCCTACTTGAGGTTGGAACCCAGATATCAGCTGGTCAACAGTTCTTAAAGGTTCACGGTGACTCAGAAATGTAACTTGGCAGCATTTCCCATGAGAATGGTTTGAATGTTATAGATGGCTCCTGCAGAACGAGATTAATCAGAGTAAAGAGTTGTCGTTGGACTCGCCTCAGTCGGTTTCTTTATTTTATAAACTCTCGTCACCTGGCAGACTGGtttggccactttttttttttaccacttcagTACAGTGGCCCACTTCTTGTGAAATGCTTCAGTGCTTGCTGCATAAAGCTTGGAGGCTTATCAACGACTACTCCTGGCTAAAACGTTACACTGTATACCAATCAGCTCTTTGTATTGGGCTTGTAAACAGTCTCCTTGTGTACCTGATCGTTAAGTCCCACATCTGTTCAGAGCTACTAATCTTGTGCAACCTCACGCTTTTCTTAGCCTTCGTCCTGCCTAACGTCATCTCTCCATTATTTTAATATGTATGTGTGActgtttgtttgtatttgcccttgaAACGTTTGTTTTGGATGCCTGATCCGgtgcaacatttctgaaatgcTAGGTTTGAGGAAATCTACTCTTCAGGAAGTGCACCTAGGATGTAGAACCTAAAGGATTAAgttatgcctttgagggttttttcTTCCTGAAACTTATTTGCCATAGTCTTGATTCTCGTTTAGCTGCAGTGTTTTCTGTTCTCAGTTGGTTTGATATTTTTAGAATACATGGAAGAGTAAATAATCCATGTATAAAAGCCAATCTCCGATTTGTTTGTTGCAGGCACGTTCTAGCTCAGTCTCTTGCAAGAAAGGCATGAAGTAGCCTAAACTGCAATAACTAAGGACCTTTTTAGTTCCAATGTCAGTGTCTCCGGCCAGATCCAGCAGCCCAGGGGAATTTCAGGAAACGGTGTCTAAAGATGCAGATTCAAATACGAAACagatttatttttccttctgctGTTTATATCTGCTCGATGAGCAGAAAGGGAATACttatggaaatgtttttttttaaatgttttgtgtaaTTATAGGGAAAACTCTGCACGCTTGTACATTCTGAGCTACAacttttttaaaatctgacttgtaTTAAACGATTTCCAGCATCCTTAAGCGACATATCTTAACTGCATTTTGGTGTTTATTTGGCACTAGATAGCGCAATTACGTTTACGGGCGTTCTTTCATATGAAGAGCAACGCTAAGGATGTAAGCAttttgtgggaagggtgatggtgtggCCGTACTTACAAGGCATATCTCTTCTATTACATTAGAAGGCTATTGCATGTCACCTTGAGTTATGTGAACTTATAAAGGAACAGCATCTGCTTTCTTGTTTTACGTGATCAAGGATCTCCTTGGTGACTTGAAATATCCATATAATGTACGACGATGGAGTAGTCTTTCGTTCACCTGTAATTAAGAAATAATGTATCTGCTCAACTAAGTTATTGCAGTTGAATTCTGACCTCTCAATATGGTgcgagcagccaaggtgaaaggcatgcCATCGGGAACATCATTCAGCAgaagtttaaaaaaggaaaacaggaaCTGGCCGTCTTCTGATCTTTTTTGAATAACTAAATGTGACCAGTAGAAAGGTATTTATGGCACCATGTTTTTCCATGGTATAGAATGACCAgaacaatcagatctctgcatgtatCCACACAATCTGAGTCATAACATTCTTAATCTGATTTGAAATAGAATTTTAATTTTGCAAACACGTTTGCAGTGCAGGTGATGCTTTATCCATGTCTGTAATGCACACAAGTGCAAGATACCAGTgatgtaagtggtttgtgggaGGGGTGATGGTTCGaagatgtattataaggaataacatAACCTTTGCCATAAATTAGAAGGATATTGCAATTCGCCTCATTCTTCAGCCTCCTTTCTCTGTCCATTGTAATCCGCAGTGACAGACGATACTCCTGTGTggaagggggtactttatcccttacagTAGTTCGAGGAATGTAGGAAACATATTTGTCACTCTTTAGGATTTGTGTATTTCACAACTCAGAACAGACCTGTTTTTCTCCTCACCTGGCTTAATCAGGGAGCCTAGTCAGATCTCCAGAGAAACCTCCTTGCTGTGTTCGAATAATGGGATAGCCTTACAGTGATCGAGAAGTCAGACTACCTTAGAAGTTATTTAATCTGCAGCTCTAACTTTATTCTAGAATATCCAGTTTTGTGgttcaaattgtgcttttgaaTAGGCTAGCTTCTGCTTTTTCTgcgaagtgctttttttttttttaactcggtCCGATAAAAAATGGACTGATGCATTTTTGTTAAACCCTAGTTTTTGTGTGAAAAGTTTACGTTTAGATTTGAAGCTAACTTGTGTAGGGAGCCCAATTTGTTTACTGCGATGTACACCTTATTACGAACAATGTTAAGTTTTCTGTCACCCTCTTGCCTTCTTCTAGGAACATGTCTGGTAACGGTATCACAGAACGTACCTTCATTTGCATCAAGCCAGATGGCGTTCAACGGGGCCTGGTAGGAGAGATAATCAAGCGCTTTGAGCAGAAGGGCTACCGAATGGTGGCAATGAAGTTTATGCAGGTGAGAGTAGTCTTTGGTTTGTTTGCGTTTTGTGTTCACAAGTGATAGGGTCTAACTAAGCATACACCAGAATTGGGTAATGATCTACTGTGATATTGGGTGTGAACTGCTGTGCTCAGTTCACTGGCATGACCAGGGTTGAGGTCTCATCACCCAGGTAACAATACTTTCTTTGCCACTTGCAGGCTTCCGATGAACTTCTGAAGGAACACTACATTGACCTGAAGGATCGCGCTTTCTACTCCGGTTTGGTTAAATACATGGGCTCCGGCCCTGTTGTGCCTATGGTGAGTGTAGAACGGTCTATGATGTGTATATCCCTACTACTCTGAAAATAGGGAGTTACTCTtcaatttaaagatttttttttttttttaatggcaattGTGTGCTGACCTAGAATTCCAATTTCCTCATACCAATAAAGATTCTTGAGTTAGCTCCAGTCAGCTTCCTAGAATGTGGAATGAAAAGGCCAAAGTATGTCCTAAAAGATCCGTGTTTTATACCCTGAGGTAAACCAGGCCCTAGTTTCTGGGAACTACCTGGTGTAAATCCTCTTGGATGAGCCTGCCACGGTTTTCAGTGCACAATAGTTTTGCAGCTGAACCAGTATGAACTCCTTTTTACTTGTACATCATGTTGTCctagcccccccttttttttccctccctAGCTCTCTATAAATTGGTAATTAACATTGGTAACCTCTTTCTAGTTCATAGTCCATATTGTAGCCAGATTTCTCCTCTCTAGAATCTTCCCTAGCACCATACTGGGTCCAGAGACTTTTTTTAAGCAATGCTCCCAGAGTACAAGTAAGTGGCATTATATGGCTTCATGGTGACTTCATACAGTGTTGCAGAGCTTCACATAAGCCCCACCCCTGCTTGCTGACATCCATTTCTTGATCTTTTTCGATTCCCTCAcatataacattatattaataggTGATGGTGCGACTACTTAACTTGGGACCTTAAGGTGATCAGCAGACACCTCAATAGAGGTGGGAGGACAGTGCGGAATCTGCATTTAGAATATTCACCAAGTAACACCATTGTCTGGATATTTCAAACTGAAGATTCCTCATCTTAAGAATGGATTGCACAGCCCAATGGTGGAGGGTCTTCTTACATGTTGAGAACCAAATAGGCTAAAGTCCCTCCTGTCAGATCGGTCTCAAGGTGAGTGTTTCatgaatgtgtaggaaagtgccactgttggcatggctactccccacttttcgcctggtgttgatgccaacttttatTGAcggtgtgctaggatcctgctaaccaggtcccagcaccagtgttctttcccaaaatctgtacctttgt is a window encoding:
- the LOC138285081 gene encoding nucleoside diphosphate kinase A 1-like encodes the protein MSGNGITERTFICIKPDGVQRGLVGEIIKRFEQKGYRMVAMKFMQASDELLKEHYIDLKDRAFYSGLVKYMGSGPVVPMVWEGFNVVKTGKVMLGETNPVDSKPGTIRGDFCVQVGMNICHGSDSVESAK